In Caloramator sp. E03, the sequence ATAGCTAAATCACTATTGTAAGAAAACATAACTTGCAAAGCTAATTTTGAATCTTCATCAAGCAAGTTAGATCTTTTAAGAATAAGTTTTTTGCTTTTTTTAAAGTATTTTTTTAATTTAACAGATAGCTCTTTTTGTATACGTTTTCTAACAGCTTCTACAGCCCACATAGCATGCCTAATATAATGAAATTTATTAATAACAATAATGGCATTTTTAAAGTAAGTTTTAGCTAAATCAATATTGGTGTTAGTATAGTTTTGTAGACATATTAACTCGAACAAATTAAAATAAAATTAGAGAGAGGATGTGTCTACAAAATGGTAAGAAATCAAAGGAAATATACCGATGAATTTAAAAATACAATAGTAGAGCTATATAATTCAGGAAAAAGTTTAGCAGAGTTAAGCAGCGAATATGGCATTTCAAAGTCTACTATTAACGGTTGGATAAAAAACTCCAGACCTGTTGTTATTGATGAAGGTAAAGTTGTAATTATGAAAGAGTATAAGGCATTGAAGCAGGAGACGGTCAGGATTAAGGAGAAAAATGAAATACTAAAAAAAGCCATGGCCATATTTGCCAAACAGTAGATTCTATCTTTAAATTCATAGATGATAATAAGGACAAACATGATGTTAAGCTAATGTGTAAACTGCTTAAGGTTTCAAGAAGCTCTTATTACAAAAGCCTTAACCAAGTTGAAAGTAAAAGAAGTATTGAGAATAAAAGATTAAAAGAAGAAATTCTTAAAATATATAATGATAATAAAAAACGTTATGGAGCTCCTAAAATTTATAAAATACTAATAAGTCATGGAGAATCCATAAGTTTAAAGAGAGTTCAAAGGTTGATGAATGATTTAGGTATAAAGTCAATAGTTTGTAAGAAGTACAAGCCCTATTCATCTAAAACCAAGGTTGAAAAAAGGGAAATCATCTTAAAAAGAAATTTTTCAACAACTACAATCAATGAAAAATGAGTTACAGATATTACATATATCCATACTTTGCGTGATGGATGGTGCTACCTTGCTTCTGTGATGGACCTTCATAGTAGAAAAATAATAGGCAATAATAGGTTATGCCTTTGATAAGGTTATGAATAGTGATTTAGCTATTAGAGAATGCTTATGAATGTCAGAAGCCAGGTAAACAGGTTATATTACCCAGTGATTTAGGAACATAGTATACAATCTTTAAATTTGCATAATATATATCAGAAATAAAATTTATTCACTCATTCAGTTCCAAGGGAAATCCCTATGACAATGCCTGGTGTTAGTATATTAGTGTAGACACAAAAAGCCGAACGCCTTAAAATATAAAAAGGGAAGGAAGTGTCTACAATGGCAAAAGGGCAAAAGTATTATACAGAAGAATTTAGAAAGACAATTGTAGAGCTCTATAACTCTGGTAAGAGTTTGGCAGAACTTAACAGCGAATATGGCATATCAAAATCAACAATTAATGGATGGATTAAGAAAGCTAAACCAATAACTGTGGATAAAGATACAACTATAACGTCAGTAGAGTATCAAACAATGTTAAAGAAGATGGCAAGGCTTGAGGAGGAAAATGAAATATTAAAAAAAGCCATGGCCATATTCGCAAAGAAGTAACCTCTATTTTTGAATTTATCAATGAGCATAAAGAAGAGCATGATATTAAGCTAATGTGTGAAGTCTTAAAGGTTTCAAGAAGCTCTTTTTATAAGTATCTAAACAAAACCGAAAGCAAAAGAAGCATAGAAAACAAGATGTATGAGGAAGAAATACTGAAGATCTATAAAAATAGTAAAGGTCGTTATGGTGCTCCCAAAATACATAAAGTGTTGCGTGAGGAAAGAGGACATGCCATAAGCCTTAAGAGAGTCCAAAGGATTATGAAAAAACTAAATATAAAGTCCATAATTATCAAAAAATTCAGACCTCAATTTTCCAAAAGCAAAATAGAAGCTAAAGAAAACGTTTTAAAAAGAGATTTTTCAACAACTACAATAAATGAAAAATGGGTTACTGATATAACTTATATTTATACACTCAAGGACAGATGGTGCTATCTTGCTTCAGTTTTGGATCTTCATACAAAGAAAATTATTGGCTATGCTTTTTCAAAGACTATGGATACAGAACTAGCTATAAAAGCCGTAGAAAATGCCTACATAACTCAAAAACCAAAGAATACTGTTATACTCCACAGTGATTTGGGCTCACAGTATACAAACTCTAAATTTGATGATTATCTTAAAGAGCATAATATAGTTCATTCCTTCAGCGGCAAGGGATGCCCCTATGACAATGCTTGTATAGAATCCTTTCATGCTACACTAAAAAAGGAAGAAGTAAACTTAGCTACATACTATGACTTTGATGCTGCAAGAATAGCTATATTTGAATACATAGAATCCTGGTATAATAGAAAAAGGCTTCATAGCAGTATCGGTTATATGACTCCTCAACAGCTTGAAGATGCCTTAAGAAAAACTGCATAAAAGTTTGAGTTTTTGTGTCTACTATATTGACATAAATCCATAAAGATATTAATAGGATAAAAGATTAACAAATCCAGTAGAAGGCTTTATAGCTTACTCTACTGGATTTGTTTTATCAAAGGATAAATGGTTAGCAAATACGTAAATTTTTTGACGCTTACGCTTTTGCTTACATTTTATGTGCGAAAGTTGAGTTATTAAAATAATCCTCAAAATTAAAATTAATTAAAAAGTTTCATTATAGTTTATTCTCCTAATACAATGATTTTACATTTACGAGTACGTGATCTTGTACGATCAAAATCTACAAAGTATATATAACCAGTTGTTCCTACTCCTAATTTTCCATTGTCAACTTCAAATACCTGACTGGAACCAAGTAATGTTGCTTTTAAATGTGCATCGCAATTTAAAAGGGCAGAGCGATCTCCGTTTGGTAGATAATCTTCTGCATCTGGCCATGAAGCAACAGCTTTGTAATGATTTTCACCAGGATAGTTATATTGCCCTTCTGAAACATGGTCTGGAATTATTTTTTGAAGAATATTATTCAAATCGGCTTGAAGAAATTCATCCCCATTTTCAGTATAATCATGAACAAATTCTTCAAAGAATACAGAACAGGTGGTATGTGGAGAAATAACAACACAAATACCATTTTTAATTTTACTCTTTTTTATTATTTCTTGTACAAAAGGAGTAATATTAAAAAAAGTTGGAGTACCTCCATGTGAGGTTAAATTAATTTGTTCTTTATAGATATTCATACTATGACCTCCCATTAATATTTTATCTATTACTATTACTGCTTTTAAATTATTTATATCTATCATTAAAATACTCTTAAGTGTAATTTTTCAATACTTCATATTTTCGTTTGTAGCCTTAACAATTGCTTGTATCATTTCTTCTAGTTTTTTTCCTTTGTCTGGAGCATTGAGTATTCCACTTGTTGCACCGGAGCCATCAGCACCATTTACTATTACTTTGTAAACATCCTCACCAGTAGTTATCCCTGAAGCCTGCATGACTAAAATATTTTTATCTATTTCTTTTATCTTAGTGGTAGTTTCAATCATATATTCGGAACTGCTTGTCTTTCCAGTTCCAATTAAAGCAGTTGGTTCACACAATAATATATCAGGACCTAACTTAGCAATAGCAATGGCTTCTTCAAGGCAATCAGCACAAACAATTGTAATAATATCTAATTCTTTTGCTCTTTTAATAGTTTTAACCAAATTAGTTAATGTAAGAGAGTGTTCTGCATGATTTAAGAATACTGCCTCAGCTCCTGCTGCTTTTAATGATTCAGGTAAAATATATCCCATTCCACGTCCTGGAACTAATGGATCCATATGTTGAGCTGTTATTTTAATATATTTTGTATGAGACTTTATATTAGCCAAATCTGTAAAAGGTGCAGTATAGAATATATCTATCCCATACTTTTCAGCAAGCTTATCTGCAACAAGTGCAAGCTGCAAACTTTCTTCCCCATATAAATATGATTTTGGATTAACTATAAAAAAAGGTGTTCTTATTTTTTTCATTTTTTTACCTCACTCTATAAATTTTTTTGTTTGAAATACATCATAATAATGTTCAAGGCATTCTTTCATGCCTTCTATTTGTGCATTTCGCAATTCATAATAATCATTGTATTTAGTATTTTTTGTTTTATTAAATGCTGCAGTTACCAAATCAGTGTAAATATTTATTTTACTTATTCCTTCAGTAGCACATCTTCTAAGATTATCATCTCCTGTTGATGAACCTCCATGAAGTACTAAAGGAGTATCTATTGCATTTCTAATTTCCATTAGCCTTTTGAAATCTATAACTGGTTTTCCTTTGTAAGTCCCATGAGCTGTTCCTATAGATATTGCTAGAGAATCTACCTCTGTAAGTTCAACAAATTTCTTTGCTTCTTCAACGGTTGTATAAATACTATTACTATTATCTTTACTTTTGTAATCCTCTCCACCACCAACATGTCCTATTTCAGCTTCTACAACTACTCCTCTAAGATGAGCATACTCAACAATCTCCCTTGTCTTTTTTACATTATCTTCAAAGGAATCCATAGAAGCATCTATCATTACGGACTTGAAACCTTCATCTATAGCCCTAATTATTAGTTCTTTAGTTGTACCATGATCAAGATGTAATACAGCAGGAATCTTTGCCTTTTCTGCATAATATTTACCTAGATATATTGCCTCATCAAAGGTTAAAAATTTCTTATGAACTTCTGCATATGCTAAAATAATTGGCAAATTAAGCTTTTCTGCAACTTCAATATAAGCTTTAATGGAAACTTGATCTACATAATTTGGAGCTGGTATAGCAAAATTTTTTTTTCTTGTTACCTTATATAATTCTTTTGACGAAACTATCAAAATATCATCTCCTTTAAAAATTATATACTCAATTTTGGCACATAAAAATGTAAGCTAAAGTTTTTTAAATTTAAAATTTTAAAACAAAAATATTCTACAATTTGGTATAATAGAATTACGACAAACAAATACACCATTGAATGGAATATTTTGAATACTATTATACAAAATAAAGATGTAAAATTAGATTTACTAATGATTAATTTTTTAAAAATAGTAAGATTGCTTCTATTCTTAATCAGTGTAATTTTTCTAAATAAAGTGGAGTTCCATGTATTGCAGTTTTTAAATTTATATTATTGCTTGTATTTACAAGTAAAAACATATACCGTACGTTTGAAGCAAATTATAATGTAGATTTTTCAAAAGATACGGCGTATAGATTTTTAAACTCTTTAAGATTTAATTGGAAAAAATATTTATTACTTCTATCCTCATCAATTATAAAAAATACTTTGGCAGTATTGACTTCTCATGATAGAGTAAATGTACTTATTGTAGATGATTCAATGTATAGCAAAAATAGAAGTAAATCAGTTGAACTTCTTGCATAAGTTTTTGACCTTGTACAAGGAAAATATTTGCAAGGTTTTTTGTCTATTAACTCTTGGATGGTCAGATCGAAACACATTTTTACCAGTTGCTTTTTCCTTGCTTTCCTCAGAAAAAGAAGAAAACATACTTTACGATGTTAATAAATTTATTGATAAAAGAACTAATGGATATAAACTACGTAAAGAAGCTGTTAGTAAATCCTCTAATATTATGATTGATATGATTGCTGAAGCTTTATAATATGGGATTCCAGCATCTTATGTTTTATTTGACAGTTGGTTTACTTATCCTAAAACTTTGATAAAAATACTTAAACTAAAATTGCATACAATATCTATGGTTAAATCAATGTAAAGGATATATTACCGCTACAATGGTAAATGTTACAATATAAATGATTTATATGCTTCTTTAAAGAAAAAACGTGGCAAGGCTAAAATATTATCTTCAGTTATTGTGGGTATTGGCTTTGATGAAAACGGTAATAAAGTTAAAGCTAAAATTGTATTTTTAAGAGATAATAACAGAAGTCATAACTATCTTACTCTTATCTCAACAGATATAACGCTGAATGATGAAGAAATCATAAGAATTTATGTCAAACGTTGGGATATTGAGGTTTTCTTTAAAATGAATGAGTCTTTTCTCAAACTTGGCAAAGAATTTCAAAGCTGTTCTTATGATTCTATGGTAGCTCATACATCAATTGTTTTTACCAAATATATCATGCTTTTAATAGAAAATCGAAACATTAAGGATTTAAGAACTATTGCTGGATTATTTTTTTCAATGCTGTGATGAACTACAAAATATTCAATTTTGCGAAGCCTTACGGCCTGTCATAAATATTTTAAAAAATCTATTAAGTGAAAAATTAACTCTTTCAAAGGACATTATTGTCTGAATTATAGATAATTTTATTAAGGCTCTGCCTTGTTATATCAAGGAAAAGTTAGTGTTATTGTCCTGCGAAAGTTGAGTATTTAATTTATCTTATGCATGCACTCTATAATTTAGATTAAGAAAGATACAGTTATGCTATAAAAATTTCAAAAGAGCTTCTTGAAAAATGAGAGATATAAAATAAAATGCTCATGAAAAAAGATTGAAAATAAATCCAGTAGAAGGCTTTATAGCTTTCGCTACTGGATTTATTTTATTTAAAGGATAAATGGTTAGCGAATACGAGATTTTTGAGTCATATATTCTAATTTATAACTTTAGATAGATAGGCAATTTTAAAAATCAAATTACTAATTATGGAAAATATAAAAGCATAGCAATATTTATCCAATCTTAGGGATTAAAATTTACGTGATGATAAAATACTGTTGTTAAAATTTGTTATACAACTTTTAGATACTTGTAAACCTTATTTAATGGTACATTTTTTTATACTTTATAGTATATAAATTGAATTAATTCTTTAGCCAATAGGCTATTTTGATAGTTTATTGCTTCAAAAATAGTTTTAATATAAGGGTTTTTTGATATATTCTAAACACTTCTAACATTGCTCTTTTATGGAGTAAGGTTTATAGTCAATAGGTATAGAAGTATACCCTGCTACAAAATCAGAAGTAACAACACAGTGAGACCACACATTTTTGTCTTCGGCATGAGAAAAATGATCATTTAAACGCTACATCTTTTTAGTCGCAGGTTTGGGATTTATAATATTATCAATAACTAAAAACCCTACGGGTTTTGACTTTATATATCTTTCAAGAAACAAGTTTAAATAAGTAATGAGGCTTCTGTTAAGAAATTTATCATCCCATTGAGAATTGCTTAGAAACTTGTAAATATAGTTTCTATCTTTTGCAGATGAAATACTTTCGTCAATTGAAGAAATTGATTTATTGCCATGTATATTAATTAAGCTCTGAATTAGACAGGATAAATGGTTAAATTGTAATTTTAATACACCGTAGCTTACATTATTTATATAGTAGATTATTTTATTATTTGGACTTATTATTTATATTGATATATATGACATTGTCCATATCCCTGAGTCTTATTTTGTGTGATAACTTTATTTAACATGAAACAAGAACACATCTTAATTTCTATTTTTTTGAATTATTGCCAATTGGACTTTTATTTTTGATACTAAAATTATAGGTTAAACATTTTATCCTGAAGTCTTCTTAATTGAAGAAGCAGTGAATCTTCTCTTAATTCAACCATATCGTAAGTAATAATCTCACCTTTCTTTACATCTTTCTTTAAAATAGTGTTCTTATTTACTAATCCAACTGGCAGTGCATTTAACTCTTTAGCTATTTCCGCTCTCTCAATTGTTCCATAGACAGTATATCCACCTATTCCATCTAAATTTTGCCCCGCTTTTAAATCCTTTTTAGCAACTGTAATTACTTCAGAAACTAATCCGTTTAATGGTGCTATTGTTGCCTGATGATCTAATACTGCCTTAGCTGCTGATAATGGAGTTTCTAAGCTACATAGATGATATGGTCTATATAATATATAGTTTGGACCCTTTCCCATGCTTAGGTATTCCATCTCTTTTTTTACTTCAGGAAGTTTGCTTGTTACAATTACAAATACCCCCGGTGCAATTCCGTTAACAAATTCTACTACACCATATTTATTAAGCACACCACCCTCTTCTTTTAAACTTAGCTTGCTTGGCAATTCATCTACTTTACCAGCAATACCATGAGCTCCTCTTATATCTGGAACATAACCTGTTGCATTTGACATAACCGCCAACTCAACCATTGTTTTGCTTCCTTCTTTAAAGGCTGCAAGCATATGAGGACTAACACCTCTTTTTGTTGCTTCCTCCAATACTGTATCTGGGTTGCAATCAAAATCCAGTTTGTTGTTCTTACCTTTTCCTATTACTCTAACATCAAATCCCATTGCTACCGCAAAATCATATAATTCCTTTACAGCTCCTGGTTCATCTCCAGCTGCTCCTGTATATACTACCCCTGCATTATCAGCTAGTTTTTTAAGTAATGGACCTACTACAGCATCGGTTTCTGCATTTAACATTACAATATGTTTCTTATTCATTATCGTATCAAGAGCGATTTTAGCTCCTACTTCAGTTACACCTGTCGCTTCTATAACTACTTGAATAACTTCTGATTTAGTAGCGAAATCACTATTGTCTGTAATAATAAATTTTCCTTTTTTCATCCATTCATCCGCTTGTTCTTGTGTTTTAGGTATAAGTATCTCTCCTTCACTAATTCCAGCACTGATAAATGCTTGTCTAGCTCTTTCTAAGTTAATATCAACAACTATTGAAGGTTTCATACCACTCATCAGTATCATCTGACTAACCATACCTCTTCCCATTTGTCCAGCACCAATAATACCAGTGCAAATAAATTTTCCCATTCTTTCTAATTCCTGAAGTTTGTAATTTAATCCCAACATAACTCTTCCTCCATTCTTATTTAAAAAATTAATAGTAACAAAATGAAAATATGTACAATACTATATTATTTATTTTTACAAATGTTCAATATATTTTCAATTGTTCAAATAGATTATAATGCTATATTTTTCTTATGTCAATACATTTAAAAAAATTTATATTTATTATTTAAAAACTTATAAATGTAAATGCAACTTTGATTTGTTGCAGATAGAATATTTTTTGAAATTGAAGAAATTGATTTATTGCTTGTACGGATATTAAGTCTTGTATTCAATTGGAAAAATAATTCAATCGAGGTTTAGACCAACTATCTATAATTTACATTGTTTATATAGTTATAAATTTTTTATTTGAGCTTAAAATATTTGTATTTGTATAAGGCATACTTCTTTCCTCTGCGTTGTTTATTTGTTTGCAACTTTTATTTAATAAGAAGTAAGGTCTTATGCCGATTTTTATTTTTTGGTAATATTATCAGTTAGACTTTTGCATACTAAGGTTATTAAATATAATTTGTATTTGTATAAGCAATTTAAAAAATTTGTTGTTTAGTTGCTATTTATTTTTTAAGTATAAAATTTTTTATTTTTGTATTAGTTTAAATATTTATATTGTAAATGTAATAAAATACAATTATAATTAAAACAAAGAGCATATTGTTCAAAAGAGAACAAGTGTAAAGAAATGAGGGGTTGATAAGGAGTTATGATAAAAATTGTAGATAATAAAAATTTAATAATTAAATGTTGCAAATTATATTATGAAGAGTCGCTTACTCAGAATGAGATTAGTGAAATATTAGGTGTATCAAGGCCAACTGTATCAAGATTATTGATGGAAGGTAGAGAACTAGGGTATGTAAAAATTGAAATTATAAATCCTATAGAAAGTAATTATGGAGCTTTAGAAAGGGATATTGAAAGGAAATACAATCTTAGGGAAGTTATTATTGTGGATGATGATTCTGACGAAGATATTATAAAAAGGCAAATAGCAAAATCTACAGCTGAATATCTAAAAAGAATCGTCAGGTTTAATGATAAAATTGGTGTTTCTATGGGAACAACTATAAAAGGAATTTCACAATATATAGATCCAGCACCAAAGCTTAAACTTAATTTTTTCCCACTTATAGGAGGTATTGGTCAAAGTAGAATGGAAATACATCCCAATCAGATAGTAATGGATTTAT encodes:
- a CDS encoding triose-phosphate isomerase, whose protein sequence is MKKIRTPFFIVNPKSYLYGEESLQLALVADKLAEKYGIDIFYTAPFTDLANIKSHTKYIKITAQHMDPLVPGRGMGYILPESLKAAGAEAVFLNHAEHSLTLTNLVKTIKRAKELDIITIVCADCLEEAIAIAKLGPDILLCEPTALIGTGKTSSSEYMIETTTKIKEIDKNILVMQASGITTGEDVYKVIVNGADGSGATSGILNAPDKGKKLEEMIQAIVKATNENMKY
- a CDS encoding NAD(P)H-dependent oxidoreductase — its product is MLGLNYKLQELERMGKFICTGIIGAGQMGRGMVSQMILMSGMKPSIVVDINLERARQAFISAGISEGEILIPKTQEQADEWMKKGKFIITDNSDFATKSEVIQVVIEATGVTEVGAKIALDTIMNKKHIVMLNAETDAVVGPLLKKLADNAGVVYTGAAGDEPGAVKELYDFAVAMGFDVRVIGKGKNNKLDFDCNPDTVLEEATKRGVSPHMLAAFKEGSKTMVELAVMSNATGYVPDIRGAHGIAGKVDELPSKLSLKEEGGVLNKYGVVEFVNGIAPGVFVIVTSKLPEVKKEMEYLSMGKGPNYILYRPYHLCSLETPLSAAKAVLDHQATIAPLNGLVSEVITVAKKDLKAGQNLDGIGGYTVYGTIERAEIAKELNALPVGLVNKNTILKKDVKKGEIITYDMVELREDSLLLQLRRLQDKMFNL
- a CDS encoding sugar-binding transcriptional regulator, which encodes MIKIVDNKNLIIKCCKLYYEESLTQNEISEILGVSRPTVSRLLMEGRELGYVKIEIINPIESNYGALERDIERKYNLREVIIVDDDSDEDIIKRQIAKSTAEYLKRIVRFNDKIGVSMGTTIKGISQYIDPAPKLKLNFFPLIGGIGQSRMEIHPNQIVMDLSRAFKGEFKLLHAPAVVSNASIKNDFLREKSIREILEYGKQANIAIVGIGSPIAEKSTMMSSGYFNNDDMKIFKSQGAVGDICLQFYDINGNSDKFDFNERVIGVNLNDLKKIKIVIGVAAGVEKIEAILGAIRGNLINVLVTNYSNAKAIYEK
- a CDS encoding IS3 family transposase — translated: MCKLLKVSRSSYYKSLNQVESKRSIENKRLKEEILKIYNDNKKRYGAPKIYKILISHGESISLKRVQRLMNDLGIKSIVCKKYKPYSSKTKVEKREIILKRNFSTTTINEK
- a CDS encoding IS3 family transposase (programmed frameshift); this encodes MAKGQKYYTEEFRKTIVELYNSGKSLAELNSEYGISKSTINGWIKKAKPITVDKDTTITSVEYQTMLKKMARLEEENEILKKGHGHIRKEVTSIFEFINEHKEEHDIKLMCEVLKVSRSSFYKYLNKTESKRSIENKMYEEEILKIYKNSKGRYGAPKIHKVLREERGHAISLKRVQRIMKKLNIKSIIIKKFRPQFSKSKIEAKENVLKRDFSTTTINEKWVTDITYIYTLKDRWCYLASVLDLHTKKIIGYAFSKTMDTELAIKAVENAYITQKPKNTVILHSDLGSQYTNSKFDDYLKEHNIVHSFSGKGCPYDNACIESFHATLKKEEVNLATYYDFDAARIAIFEYIESWYNRKRLHSSIGYMTPQQLEDALRKTA
- a CDS encoding YjbQ family protein — its product is MIDINNLKAVIVIDKILMGGHSMNIYKEQINLTSHGGTPTFFNITPFVQEIIKKSKIKNGICVVISPHTTCSVFFEEFVHDYTENGDEFLQADLNNILQKIIPDHVSEGQYNYPGENHYKAVASWPDAEDYLPNGDRSALLNCDAHLKATLLGSSQVFEVDNGKLGVGTTGYIYFVDFDRTRSRTRKCKIIVLGE
- a CDS encoding transposase, which codes for MVRNQRKYTDEFKNTIVELYNSGKSLAELSSEYGISKSTINGWIKNSRPVVIDEGKVVIMKEYKALKQETVRIKEKNEILKKAMAIFAKQ
- a CDS encoding class II fructose-bisphosphate aldolase; protein product: MIVSSKELYKVTRKKNFAIPAPNYVDQVSIKAYIEVAEKLNLPIILAYAEVHKKFLTFDEAIYLGKYYAEKAKIPAVLHLDHGTTKELIIRAIDEGFKSVMIDASMDSFEDNVKKTREIVEYAHLRGVVVEAEIGHVGGGEDYKSKDNSNSIYTTVEEAKKFVELTEVDSLAISIGTAHGTYKGKPVIDFKRLMEIRNAIDTPLVLHGGSSTGDDNLRRCATEGISKINIYTDLVTAAFNKTKNTKYNDYYELRNAQIEGMKECLEHYYDVFQTKKFIE